A stretch of the Halomonas sp. CH40 genome encodes the following:
- a CDS encoding BCCT family transporter encodes MDSSSHQPPNKDDASGLGKFGDPIVLALSGGFVILFVLLSLVNIEGVASVISTGFAWTAAVLGSYFQLFLLLTFFIAIGLAISPAASAKIGGLNKPELSTFKWLSIIMCTLLAGGGVFFAAGEPVYHFVVTPPAFDSEAGTVEAIASALAQSFMHWGFLAWAVLGSLTAIVLAYWHYDRGLPLQPRTLLTPVLGERLMRGWLGGVVDACCVIAVVAGTVGPIGFLATQVSFGLHELFGISEGYITQLIILIGLGAVYVTSAATGIHKGIQILSRFNVFLALAIAAVIFVFGPTLFFTNAYLQGFGQYITSFFAMATVTSETAPGWWMQWWTVFFFAWFIGYGPLMAIFVARISRGRTIREMILAVAVMAPIATTVWFTLLGGSGIYYQMSGAIDLAEALNNFQFDVATLTVAQALPGGTFMALAVLMLTTIFVATTGDSMSYAIAVVCTGHDEPHTAVRIFWGITMALMAAILLYMGSGQIGVLQQFIVITAIPVSLVLLPSLWLGPKAAYAMAREQGLTTRKKVIVHE; translated from the coding sequence ATGGACTCTTCCTCCCATCAGCCCCCCAACAAGGACGATGCCTCCGGGCTTGGCAAGTTCGGCGACCCGATCGTACTCGCCCTGAGTGGCGGCTTCGTGATTCTTTTTGTACTGCTTTCTCTGGTTAATATCGAGGGGGTGGCCAGCGTCATTTCCACCGGGTTCGCCTGGACGGCGGCAGTGCTTGGCTCCTACTTTCAGCTGTTTCTGTTGCTGACGTTCTTTATTGCCATTGGGCTTGCCATTTCCCCGGCGGCCAGCGCCAAGATTGGTGGGCTGAACAAGCCAGAGTTGAGCACCTTCAAATGGCTCTCCATCATCATGTGTACCCTGCTGGCCGGGGGTGGCGTGTTCTTTGCTGCCGGTGAGCCGGTGTATCACTTTGTGGTGACGCCGCCTGCCTTTGATAGCGAAGCCGGCACGGTGGAAGCGATTGCCAGCGCGCTGGCGCAGTCATTTATGCACTGGGGCTTTCTGGCCTGGGCGGTGCTGGGTTCACTGACCGCGATTGTGTTGGCCTACTGGCACTACGACCGTGGCCTGCCGCTGCAGCCGCGCACCCTGCTGACCCCGGTACTGGGTGAGCGTTTGATGCGTGGTTGGCTGGGCGGTGTGGTCGATGCCTGCTGTGTGATTGCCGTCGTGGCGGGCACCGTGGGCCCGATCGGCTTTCTGGCCACTCAGGTCAGCTTTGGCCTGCATGAGCTGTTTGGTATCAGTGAAGGCTATATCACTCAGTTGATCATTCTGATTGGCCTGGGGGCGGTTTACGTGACCTCGGCGGCCACCGGTATTCATAAAGGCATTCAGATCCTCAGCCGTTTTAATGTCTTTCTGGCGCTAGCGATTGCGGCGGTGATCTTCGTCTTCGGCCCAACGCTGTTTTTCACCAATGCCTACCTGCAAGGGTTTGGCCAGTACATTACTTCGTTCTTCGCCATGGCCACCGTGACCTCGGAAACCGCGCCGGGCTGGTGGATGCAGTGGTGGACGGTGTTCTTCTTTGCCTGGTTTATCGGTTACGGCCCGCTGATGGCGATTTTCGTAGCGCGTATTTCCCGTGGTCGTACCATTCGCGAGATGATTCTGGCCGTTGCCGTGATGGCACCGATTGCCACCACCGTATGGTTTACCCTGCTTGGCGGGTCCGGCATCTACTATCAGATGAGCGGCGCGATTGATCTGGCAGAAGCCCTGAATAATTTCCAGTTTGATGTCGCAACCCTGACCGTGGCTCAGGCGCTACCGGGTGGCACCTTCATGGCGCTGGCGGTTTTGATGCTGACCACCATCTTCGTGGCGACCACTGGTGACTCCATGAGCTACGCGATTGCCGTGGTGTGTACCGGCCATGATGAGCCGCATACGGCCGTGCGTATCTTCTGGGGTATCACCATGGCGCTGATGGCGGCCATTCTGCTTTACATGGGGTCCGGGCAGATTGGTGTGCTGCAGCAGTTTATCGTGATTACGGCCATTCCTGTCTCGCTGGTGTTGTTGCCGTCGCTGTGGTTAGGGCCAAAAGCGGCTTATGCCATGGCGCGCGAACAGGGGCTGACAACGCGTAAGAAGGTCATCGTTCATGAATAA
- a CDS encoding dipeptidase, with protein sequence MSRQMLTVDGLQYSNWSREIFEQMREGGVDAVHATLVYHETLRETLTRIGEWNRRFEAHGDLIMPVHAPGDIERAREAGKVGIFFGAQNCSPIEDDIDMVAVLRQLGLLIMQLTYNNQSLLACGCYESEDSGITRFGRQVIREMNRVGMVIDMSHSSERSTLDAIEISERPVIISHANPSFFHDAKRNKSDKVLKAIAENDGLLGFSAYPFHLKNGPDCTLEDYCDMIARTVDLMGIEHVGLGTDLCQNQPTSVLEWMRNGRWSKEMDYGEGSANNAGWPKPLAWLRDSRDFPNLIEALRAKGFAEQDVARIMGRNWVELLERTTTPMR encoded by the coding sequence ATGTCCAGACAGATGCTGACCGTGGATGGGTTGCAGTACTCCAACTGGTCCCGGGAAATTTTTGAACAGATGCGCGAGGGCGGTGTGGATGCCGTCCACGCCACTCTGGTCTACCACGAAACCCTGCGCGAGACCCTGACCCGCATCGGCGAATGGAATCGCCGTTTTGAAGCCCACGGCGACCTGATCATGCCCGTTCATGCGCCGGGGGATATCGAGCGCGCCCGTGAGGCGGGCAAAGTGGGTATCTTTTTTGGCGCCCAGAACTGCTCGCCAATCGAAGATGATATCGACATGGTGGCGGTGCTGCGTCAGCTGGGGCTTTTGATCATGCAGCTCACCTATAACAACCAGAGCCTGCTGGCCTGCGGTTGTTATGAAAGCGAAGACAGCGGCATTACCCGCTTTGGCCGCCAGGTGATCCGCGAGATGAACCGGGTCGGCATGGTGATCGATATGTCGCACAGTAGCGAGCGTTCGACCCTTGACGCCATCGAGATTTCCGAGCGGCCGGTGATTATCTCCCACGCCAATCCGAGCTTCTTCCATGACGCCAAGCGCAACAAGTCTGACAAGGTGCTCAAGGCGATTGCCGAGAACGACGGCCTGCTGGGCTTTTCGGCCTATCCGTTCCACCTGAAGAACGGCCCGGACTGCACCCTGGAAGATTACTGCGACATGATTGCCCGCACCGTTGACCTGATGGGTATCGAGCATGTCGGCCTGGGAACCGACCTGTGCCAGAACCAGCCAACCTCGGTGCTGGAATGGATGCGCAACGGGCGCTGGTCAAAAGAGATGGATTACGGCGAAGGCAGCGCTAATAACGCGGGCTGGCCCAAGCCGCTGGCCTGGCTACGCGATAGCCGCGACTTCCCCAACCTGATTGAAGCCCTGCGCGCTAAAGGCTTCGCTGAGCAAGATGTCGCCCGCATTATGGGGCGCAACTGGGTCGAATTGCTGGAGCGCACGACGACCCCAATGAGGTGA